The region CATCACGTCTCCCTTTTCTCTTAATTTGCTTTGCTTTCCGTTACAGCATTTTTATCAAGCCGTCTGTTAAATTTCTTCTCCAGTTTATTGACCAGTAGTGCTGAAGGGTAACTCAGCACAAGGAACAGGATTGCCACGATAGTAAGTGGTTCCAGGTATCTCCAGTGTTGTGCACCGTAATCGTTGGCCAATGCCAGAATTCCAAGGAAACCAATTGTCGATGCCAATGGAACTTCCTTAAACATAATAATTAAGTAGTTTCCAAGCATCGGAATGGTTGGCGGAATTGCTTGTGGAAGAATGATTTTGGTCCACTTCTTCCTTCTAGAATAGTTAAGCGCTGTTGCAGCCTCCCACTGGCCATTCGGCACTCCATCAATTCCGGATCGGTATACTTCGCCAATGTATGTGCTGTAGTGAATACCCAGACCGAGCACTGCGCTTGTAAATGGATCAAGTGCCATTCCGACAACAGGGACCATTGGCCATGCATAGTAAATGAAAAAGAGCTGTACCAATGGTGGCGTGGAACGGATAAATTCCATTATTCCAAGTAATGGAAGTCTGATTGCAGCTATCGGAAGTCTTTTGACGGCTGTCCAGAAGAACCCAACTATTAGTGCACAAAGGTAACATGCAATGGTCAGTAAAACGGTAATACCGAGACCTTCCAAAATAATTGGGAAAGCGTCAAAAAATGTTTCCCAGCTCCAGTTACTTAAACCACCGCTCATGAACTAGCCACCCCTTTCTTGGATGCAGCTTCCATTTTCTTGGTCAGCCAGATGAATGGAAGTGCAAGGATAAAGTAGAATACGAGCACAAGGAAATATACAGTTGGTGCCTGATCCAGGTTCGAACTGCGTAAAATATCTCCGTAGTATAAAATATCTGTCATACCAATCAATGAAACTAGTGATGTCGACTTTAGCATCAGAATAAGATAGTTACCAAATTCCGGCAGCATCATCCTTACAGCCTGTGGAAAAATGATCAGCCGCATCCGTTGAAATCTTGACATATTGAGTGCTGTTGAAGCTTCATATTGTCCTTCAGCAACAGACAAAATGGATGAGCGGACGATTTCAGACATGTATGCACCATAGTTTAGCGCTATGGCCAGAACGCCAGCCCAGAAGTTGCTTCCGATTTCCCAGCCGAATAAGATTGGCAATGCATAGTAAAACCAGAATAATTGTACGATCAGTGAGGTGCCACGAAAAACTTCAACATAAAAGCTTGTAAATTTTCTTATGATAACATTACGTGAGAGCTTACAAAACCCGGAAATAAATGCCATCAGATATCCCAGAACGATTGAAGCAAGCAGAACCTTGACAGTAATTTCTACCCCTTTTAGCAGGACGGGAAAAATTTCTGCTATTGCATCGATGATAATCACTCCTTTAGTGTTTACTATTACTTTATTAAAATAGTATTCGGTTTATACACCTTGTACAATTTTAGAGGTGGATTTTAAAAATTTGATCATGGATACATTGAGTTATGTGTACATTTCTTAAAACAAAATGAAAGGGTCAGACCCCCTGGGTGAGGGAGCCGGACCCTATGGAGTCGTTGTCAATGATCTTCGAGTTGTAAATCTAGTATTGTTCGCCGCTGCAAACTCCTTCAGCAGTGATGTCTTCCGGAACAGAGTTGTTTTCAGCACTGAAGCCATTCTTTTCGAGTAACTCTTTAACTGTTCCGTTTTCTTTCAATTTAGCCAATGCTTCATTATAAGCTTTACGCAGTTCATCGGCATCTTTATGGAAAGCAGCTGCACCATAGCTTGGAATACCTTCAATTTCAGGCTGTTTGAAGTCCTCCACGAACATCAGTTTATCATTTCCGGAAGATTCCAGAGCCATTTTAACCGTCATTTCTGTACCTGTTGTCGCATCTGCACGCCCCGATGCTACAGCAGAAAAAGTTGCCGGTATATCAGCAGCTGTTTGAATCTGGCTTTCTTTTACGCCCATTTTTTGTACGTACTCAATTTCAGTTGCTCCCTGCATGATGGAAACTGATGCACCTTTTTCAGCGATGTCTTTATAACTGTGCAGGTCCATTGGATTTCCTTTTTGTACGACTAATCCTTCCCCATACATCATGGATGGTTCAGCGAAATCAGCATTTTTACAGCGGTCCGGGTTAATTGCCATTCCTGCTGTGATTACGTCAAATTTTCCGGCATTCAAACCTGGAATCAGCTGACTGAAATCTGCCAATTTACTTTTAACGTTTTCAATCCCCATCTCTTTAAATGCTGCCTGTGCAATGTCCACTGCAGCACCTTTCAACTCACCGTTTTCCTGGTATGCATATGGTTCTTCATTGGCAAAACCTACCGTAACTGTGCCTGATTCTTTAAGCTTAGCTAGTTTGCTTTCGCCGCCGTCACTGCCGCTGCCGGATCCTTCTTCAGAACCTGACCCGCAGGCTGCCAGCAGTACAAGCGAAAAACAAACAACCGCAACTGCTAATAATTTTTTCATTTTCTAAATGACCTCCTCTTAATTTTGTTTCTCTTAAGACTTTATGACTAGAAAATGGATAGCTTTAACCCTGGGCAAGACCCCGAGCATAAATAAAGAGTAAATTGACGGGGAAATTCTTTCTAACAGTCATACTATAATAGTATAGATTTTGGCCTACTCATTCAAACAGTATATTTTTAGATAATTTGGAATTTCACTTCAAATTTGCTCATGAGACCAATAAATCTCAAACATGCCAATATATACTTGTTTATAATGTTTTAAGCTTTAATTTTCTCATTAATTGCTGTAATTATCCGAATTGTTTCATGGACAAATAAGCTTCAGCAGGCTACTATTGAATTTAATACCGAATAAATGGAGGGGAATGTATGCAGATAACCGTTTTAGGTGCAGGGGCATTAGGTGGTTATTTTGGATCACGGTGGGAAGAGGCTGGTGCGGATATTACATATCTTGTTCGCGAAAGAAGGGCAGAACAGCTGCGGCAGAATGGATTGAACATTTCAAGTACAATGGGTGATTACAAAAACAGTGAGCCAAAAGTTGTGACAGATGCACATCATATTGAAAATCCTGAGCTTGTATTTGTAAGTGTTAAAGGCTACCATCTAAAAAATACAATCGATGATTTGAGGATATTAACGGAAAAAGGAGCATATGTCCTGCCTGTATTAAATGGCATGGAACATTTTTCTGTGTTGCAAAAGGAACTGGGAGACGAAGCCGTACTTGGCGGATTGTCTTTTATTATGGCGACATTAGATGATTCCGGGCATGTTATTCATTCAAGCAACGTTCACCGTATTATTTTCGGAATGCTGCATGATTCGCAAAAGGAAATATGCAGTCGTTTAGAACAGCTCTGTGGAAAAACAGATTTGGAAGCTGTTAATAGTGATTCGATCTTACATGAGTTGTGGAAAAAATATACCTTTATTAACGCATTTTCAGGAATAACTACAGCAGCTGATTTGCCAATTGGTCCGATCCGGGAAAAACCGGACACTTTCCGGATAGCTGAGCGCATACTTCTCGAAATGCAGCAGTTGGCGGCGGAATATGGTGTTGAGGTATCTGATGCGGAGATTGAGGGAACGCGAAAAACACTGCTGAAGCTGGATCCGGAAGCAACGTCCTCCATGCATCAGGACCGGCGCAAGGAACTGTCGCTGGAGGTGGATCATCTGCATGGCGGAGCAATTCGGCTGGCAAAAGATAAGGGCGTGGCTGTGCCATATTTAGATGCAGTTCATGGAATTATCAAACCATATGAAAGGATATAATCAGATGTACAAGATACGTGAAATGAAAAAAACTGATATTAATGCAATTAATACATTGGCTGAGGGTGAAGGGAATGTTCACTTGCATAAAAAGGAGCAGCCTGTCAGCGAAGTCACGATTGAAAATATACTTGCGGGAAATTTAGAAAGGCTTTATGTCATTGAGGAGAGTGGGGCAGTCCGTGCATTCATTCTGTTTGAATTGGATAAGGAATCAAAACAAGTTCACATTAACAAGCTGACGGTTGAGGCGAGTTATGTTAAAAAAGGTCTCGATGAGCATTTATACAGCAAGGTGGAGCGGCTGGCTGATCGCGGCGGTTATGAACAAATTATGGCTGAAATTACAACAACAAGCCCAGTCGTTCATACCTTTTTTGAGGAAAAGGGCTGGTATCGATTAAATGACAGTGATGAATTTTGTAAAGGGGTTAACGGATGATTTTCTATGTGATAGTTTGCATCGCAATTGTCCTGGGAGTTCTTGTTATGACGTTAATCGCCATTTCCAAAGGATACGCTTATAAACATTCCATTGACCCGCTGCCGGATGATGAACAGCGAATGAAAGATAATATAGAGCAAGACCGCACCGATTAAGAGTGCGGTCTTGTTGTATCCAGTGGCTTAAGTTTTGCTTCAATTTCATCACGCTGGTTTTCAAAAAACGGGGGCAGTGCCAATGACTCACCAAGATGATTGATATCTTCATCGGTTGCAAATCCCGGCCCATCCGTCGCCAGCTCAAAAAGAATTCCATTCGGTTCCCTGAAATAAAGCGATTTAAAGTAAAAGCGATCTACCAGTCCTGAATTTGGGATGCGTGCTTCTCGGATGCGGTTTTCCCATAAGACCAATTCTTCCTCATCCTGAACGCGGAAGGCAACATGGTGGACACTTCCCCGGCCGGGACGTTCGCGGGGTAAGTCAGGATTGGTTTCCAGGTGAATTTCAGCGCCGGTTCCACCTTCTGCAGTTGAAAAGACAAGTGTGTCATCCTTGCTGTCTGATGCAGATGAATAGGTACCTGCTTTTTTAAAGGTCAGCAGTTCCGTTAAAACCTGTTCCGTTGGCTGCGGGTCTTTGACGGTTAATTTTACAGGGCCTAGTCCATGAATTCCTTTTTCAACAGAAACCGGACTCCTGTTCCATGCTTTTCCGCCGGCGACGCCTTGATTATTTTCATCCGAGACAAAGGATAAACGCTGCCCTTCAGGATCGCGAAATGGCAGTATTTTTCGTCCGTACTGTTCTGTTATTTCGTCATGCTCAACGCTGTATTTCTGTAATCGTTGGAGCCAGTATTCCAGCGCCTGGTCATTCGGAACCCTTAATGATGTTGTGGAAATACTGCTGCTTCCGGGATAGGTATGCCCGGCATTGGGTATTTCAAAAAAGGTAAAGTCTGTCCCTGGATTGCCCGCTTCATCAGCGTAGAACAGATGATACACAGAAGTATCATCCTGATTAACCGTCTTTTTAACAAGCCGCATTCCAAGAATTTCGGTGTAAAAATGATGATTATTTTTTGCGTTTGCAGTGATTGCTGATACATGGTGAATACCTTTTATTTCCATTGGTAACCCTCCTGACGGGTGAAAAAATTATTTTGAATTCAAAATAATTATAAGCTATAATTTCGGAAGTGTCCATTATCCTGTTTGATTCTTCTTGTCTCTATGCTTTGGCCGCAGCCCATTCTGAAGTTGCCTGATACTTAGACCAAAATCCATTTGCAGGTGCGGGTAATCAGGGTTTCTCCAGTCACCACCCCATTCAAATCCCAATTTTTTGGCCATATCGGCCACCTCGAACCAGTCCGCTTGTCCATTATTATTTCCGTCATAGTTTGTATCCCAAATAATTTCGCCATTGTCATTTTTTAAAGCATAATCCACTGCCAGTCCATAATTGTGATAGGATTCGCCTCCTTTGGCATACGTTACGATATTGCCGCCGGTAGTTCTTCCTTGTGCATATAATTGGTTTTGTTCCTTTTTGGTGCGAACCTTATCTGTGATGACGACATTAATGCCATTCCGGGCAGCCATTTGTACCAACTGCCTGGTTTTTTTAGCCACAACAGGATCAAGTTGCTTCGTTTCCGGCTGATTTTTGTCAAGTTTGACATAGCGGTCATTTTTTTGTTCATATATGATGAAAAGAATGGCAACGAACAGAATAATTAAGATCCAGGCAATCATGTCTTTACGAAATAATTTCAATGTTAAATCTCCCCGGGTGTATGTTACTCCTTATTATATCTTATCTACTCAATCACGTGTGACCCGGTAGAAGTGACAAAAGATTGAAAAATTCACCTTGCACGTTGATTGGTGCTGTGTATATTATAAGACGAAAGGAGGGGGTTACATGTATGTGCTTCTTGTCATATTTATTGGTTATCTAACCGGTTGTATTCATGGGTCTCAATTGGTTGGCAAAATGAAAAAGATAGATATAAAAAACAGTGGCGTGAAAAATTCAGGAGCATCAAATACAACTATTTTGCTGGGGTGGAAATTTGGTATTGTTGTCGCACTTATTGATATTTTAAAAGCAACATTATCGATCTTATTCGTTTTATATATTCTTGAAGGCCAAGGTATAACTGGAGAGACACAGACATTGCTGGTGTACGTAAATGCCCTGTTTATTATAATTGGTCATAATTATCCGATTCAGATGCGTTTCAGTGGCGGTAAAGGAACAGCTTCCCTGGTCGGGGTGCTGCTGGCAATTGACTGGAAAATAGCCTTAATAGGAATCGGGATATTGCTGTTGCTTTCATTGGCAACGGATTATCTGGTGGTCGGTGTTTTGTTTATGTATATTTCTTTCCTGGTGACTACCTATTTATTCTTTGGAATCGAACCAGCAATGGTCGTTGTGTTATTATCAATTATGAGCATAATGAAACATCTGGAAAACTATAAACGTATATTCAGTCAGAAAGAAACAAGAATATCCAGTATGTTTAAAAAAGAATCATAGTTGGAGGAAGCAAATGCTTGATATCATTATTTGGATTGTCATTGCAGCAATGTTTATTTTAAGTTTTGTCTCGATAATTTTTCCGATTATTCCGGGCCCGCTGGTATTGTGGATCGGTTATCTGTTATATCATTTTGTGATTAATGACGGGGAGCTGACAGTGCTGTTTTGGATCGGAATGGCGATTTTAACAGTAATCCTCATTGTAGCGGACATCATTGCGAACAGCTACTTTGTTAAAAAATTCGGCGGCAGTAAATGGGGTGAACGTGGTGCCGGGATTGCCGTTATTATCGGCTCGTTTATTTATCCGCCATTTGGCATTTTGGTGCTGCCATTCATCGTTGTCATTATCATCGAGCTGGTACAGAAACGAACGACGAATGAAGCGTTTCGTGCTTCAGTTGGTTCGCTGATCGGCTTTCTTGGCGGAGCAGTGGCCAAAGTAGTGCTGCAGCTCGTCATGATTGGCTGGTTCTTCATTGAAGTTATTTTTTAATACGGTTTTAGGATAGAAAGGATCTTGGTTATATGAATTATCCATCACGTGTTATGACAATTGCCGGGTCTGCAGCCGGGGGAAGTGCCGGCATTCAGGCAGATCTGAAGACATTTCAAGAGTTTGATGTTTATGGAATGAGTGCCATTACTGCAATTGTGGCGTATCATCAGGAAATCGGAAAAAACGTCCATCCACAGTCAATCGAGGCAATTGAAGCTCAATTTTCAACCGCCGTTCAACAGGTCGGAATGGATGCACTAAAAACAGGGATGCTTTTTTCCAAAGAAGTTATAGACAAGGTGGCAGCAATTATTTCAGAGTCAAAAGTGGAAACGGTCATAGTTGATCCGGTCATGGTTGGAAAACTGGACTCGAAGTTACTGGAGGATGACGCCATTGATGCCTTGAAAGCGAAGCTCATTCCGCTGGCGACGGTCATTACGCCGAATATCCCGGAAGCATCCATCCTGCTTGACGGGCGGAAGCTGGAATCGGTGGAAGATCTGAAGCAGGCTGCGATTGATTTACATCAGCTTGGCACAAGATATGTACTGGTGAAAGGCGGCAGATTGGAAGGTCCGGCAGTGGATGTGCTGTACGATGGGGAAACTTTGACTACATATGAAGCACCGAGGATTGATACAGTTAACACGAGCGGAGCCGGATGTACATACTCGGCAGCTATTGCCGCTGAAATGGCAAAAGGCAAGACTGTTTTGAATGCTGTTCATTCAGCGAAAAGCTTTGTTACCACCGCAATCACCAATGGATTCTCATACACAGAAATGGTGGGGCCGACATACCATGCGGCTGCCCGTAAGTTTGGCGAAGCACACCAAATTAAGGTGAAAGGGGATTGAGGATGGTTAAAAGAGCCTTAATAAATGTTGATTATACGGTTGATTTTGTTGCCGATGAAGGTAAGCTGACTTGCGGCAAGCCCGGGCAGGCTATCGAAGGGAAAGTGATTTCACTGACGAAGGAATTTTTGAAAGCGGGGGAATATGTCGTTTTTGCCATTGATGCACATCATGAAGGCGACTCGTATCATCCGGAGTCGGAATTGTTTCCGCCACATAATATTATCGGTACGAAGGGGCAGGAGCTCTACGGGGAACTGGCCGAGGTATATCAATCGAATCGAAATGCGCAGAATGTATATTATTTTGATAAAACCCGGTACAGTGCATTTGCCGGAACCGATTTGGAACTGAAACTGCGTGAGCGTGGAATAGAAGAACTTCATCTCGTCGGAGTCTGTACGGATATTTGTGTGCTGCATACCGCCGTTGATGCGTACAACAAAGGATTTAAAATTGTTGTTCATAAAGATGCTGTCGCCAGCTTTAATGCTGCCGGGCATGACTGGGCGCTTGGGCATTTTGAAAATACCCTGGGTGCGGAAGTGATTTAGGAAGTAGTAATAGCCAGATGAAATATTCACGATTACGGATGAAGTGAGCGTGATGGGCAAGGCTTGACTTTGCCCTCACATCCATTTATATTTAAAAATATAATATGTGAAACGTTGACTGGGATTAGTACTGTTTGAATGTCTTTTGCAGAGAGGAAATAGCTGCTGAAAAATTTCCAGAGACATAAATGGGAACCTGCCTTGTAGTTCGCCATCGGAAAAGCATCTTGCTGTAAGATGTGCGCGGTTCATGACCGTTATCATGCCAAGTGTACAGAGGGGTTCTCTGTAAACAAGGGTGGTACCACCAGACCTCGGTCCCTTATCAGGATGGAGGTTTTTTTGTATACAAATATCATTCGTATTTGCTAAATCAAAGCCAACAGGATGGCAGGTTTCGAATAAATAAATTTTAAATATAGGAGTGTTTGGATTGGGTAAAAAAAATAAACAGTTTGTTGAAAAAATCACTGCGATGGAAGATGATTTTGCACAATGGTATACCGATGTGGTCAAACAGGCGGAACTGGTTGACTATGGTGCTGTTCGTGGCACGATGGTGATCAAGCCGCATGGATACGCAATCTGGGAAAATATCCAGGCAGAACTGGATCGCAAATTTAAGGAAACCGGGCATTCCAACGTTTATTTTCCACTGTTCATTCCGGAAAGTATGCTGCAAAAAGAGAAGGATCATATTGAAGGATTTGCACCGGAAGTAGCATGGGTTACACATGGCGGCGAAGAGGAGCTGGCGGAGCGGATTTGTGTCCGTCCGACTTCCGAAGTTCTTTTCGGTGAATATTATGCAAAAAACATTCATTCCTATCGTGACCTGCCAATGCTTTATAATCAGTGGAGCAATGTTGTCCGGTGGGAAAAAACGACACGTCCATTTTTGCGTACTTCCGAGTTTTTATGGCAGGAAGGGCATACATGCCATGCGACAGCTGACGATGCACAGGAAGAAACCGCGAGAATGCTGGAAGTGTACAAAGATGTCGCTGAAAATTATTTGGCTATTCCGGTACTCAGCGGCAGGAAAACCGAGAAAGAAAAGTTCGCCGGTGCGGACTATACGCTAACAATTGAAGCGCTGATGCACGACGGAAAGGCGCTGCAGTCGGGGACATCGCATTATTTGGGCACAGGATTTGCCGAAGCTTTTGATATCCGCTATTTGGATAAAGAAGGCGACCAACAACCTGTCCATCAAACATCATGGGGCATGTCGACCCGTATTATGGGAGCTTTAATCATGGTGCACGGTGATAATCGCGGGCTGGTCATCCCGCCGCGAATTGCACCAACCCAGGCGATGATTGTTCCGGTTGCCCAGCATAAAGAAGGTGTTCTCGATAAAGCGTATGACCTTCGTGATCAACTGAAAGATTTGGCACGTGTCGGAATCGATTCGAGCGATAAAATGCCGGGCTGGAAATTTAACGAGTATGAAATGAAAGGCATACCGGTCAGAATCGAAATGGGGCCGAAAGATATAGAGAAAGATCAGGTTGTCCTTGTTCGCCGTGATACGGGTGAAAAAGAATTTGTTGGACTCGACAAGCTGGAGCTGCGGCTGCCGGAACTGCTTGAAGAAATTCAGCAGGGACTTTTTGAAAAAGCACTCGCGCACCGCAATGACAAAACGACCACTGCAACGGATATGGAAGAATTTAAAAAGAACCTGGAAGAAACACCAGGGTTTATCAAGGCAATGTGGTGCGGTGATATGGAGTGTGAGGAAAAAATCAAGGAAGAAACAGCAGCAACATCCCGATGCATCCCGTTTGAACAGGAAACTGTTTCCGATAAATGCATATGCTGCGGTAAAGAAGCCAAAGAACTTGTCTACTGGTCAAAAGCATATTAATGTTAAAAATCGAGCGCGCCTGCTGCGCTCGATTTTTTTACGAGGCAAACATCAACCGCACGAGGCAAACATCAACCGCACGAGGCAAACATCAACCGCACGAGGCAAACATCAACCGCACGAGGCAAACATCAACCGCACGAGGCAAACATCAGTCAAGTCCTTATCTATGTGTAAAAGTCCAATACAAGTTTTCAACCTTATGATGGTATTTATGTGAATTTGATGTGGTGGGAAGGGCCCTTCCCACCACATCAAATTTTCGCGCGCTGGAATCCTCTTCAACTTTTGTTTCGAATAAACCTTTTTTTATTCTTTTGTTGCCCTTCATAATCCATTAGTACTGCGCCAATTAGACGGAAGGCGGATTGTGTATTCGGAAATATACGAATGACTCTTTCCCGCCTTCTAACTTCTTCATTTAGGCGTTCCAATGAATTCGTGCTGCGTATGAATGTATGATATTTCTCTTCTTCATTGAGATACTGAATGGCATCATCGAAGCCTTCTTCCAATGTCTTAAGTGCTTGATTTAGCTTTGGATCTTCTTCGTAACGCGTGACGAACTCCTCCTTGAAGTTTCTTGCGTCATCTGGTGTAACGGCTTTAAAAATCCGTTTTAACCCCGTGATTACCTCTGACATACCCTTCTTTGGCAGTTGATCCACAATATTTCGTTTAAAATGAACGGTGCAGCGTTGCCATGAGGTTCCGAGGAATTCCTCCTGTATTGCTTTTTTGAGCCCTTTATGGGCATCTGAAATCATAAGTCTTGGTGAATGCAGCCCCCGGCCTTTCAGCTCTTTTAAAAAGCTTTTCCAAGCTTCGTAACTTTCGGTATGGTCAACCTTTAATCCGAGCACTTCCCGTTGGTTATCCTCGCTTATCGCTGTCGCAATGTAGACAGCTTTGGATACAACCTTACGATGCTCGCGAACTTTGATATACATGGCATCTACAAAAATGTACGGATAATAGGTGTTTGCCAAATTTCGATTCGCCCATTTATTGACGATAGGGTCTAGTTTCTCTGTAAGCGATGATACAAAGGACTTGGATACGCTCTCTCCACACAATTCTTCTACTACATTTCGAACCTTGCGTGTGGAGACCCCGTTCACCACCATTTCAAGCAGGGCAAGAACGAAAGCCTGGTCACAGCGTTGATACTTTTCAAAAATACTTGGTGAAAACTCACCGCTGCGAGTCCGTGGAACCCGTAACTTGATCTTTCCAATACTCATCAAATATTCTCTTTCATAATAGCCGTTTCGATAATCACGTGAACTACCAGTACGGGCGTATGGCGGAACGTCCAAAAATTCATCCCGTTCCTTTTCCATATACTCATTCAGAATTAATACAGCTGTTGATTTATAGATAGCGTTCATATTGGAGTTCATAATCTCATCTTTTAACTTGTCCATGTTTAGGTTAAAATGTAGTTGGGTCATCATTAATTCCTCCTTATGTTTTTGTGGTTGAAAACATTGTATCATAGGAATTAATATGGCCCTTTCTTATTTCGCTTTTACACAATTATACGGACTTAACCCAAACATCAACCGCCCCGACTGTAGAAAATTTTATGTTTACAAGCCTTGGGTAGCAGGGAACCGCTTATTACATACCGATGTTTCCAACGGAGGTGAGTAATTGTGCCGTGGACTATGAATGATTATCCGAGTTCCTTAAAAAACCTGGATATTGCAGTCCGAAAAAAAGCGATAGATATTGCTAATGCGATGGTAGACGAGGGATATGATGAGAGTCGCGCAATCCCGATAGCTACCAGACAGGCAAAAGAGTGGTATGAAAATGCTGACAGCAATAAGGTTCGTGAATTTAAAAATCAAGGCGATCCAACCAAAAGATCCGAAAAGGATAAAAACTATGAAAGTCGCCCGGAACTTCTTGAAAAAGGAGAGCATGTTGTACCACATGATGATGGATGGGCAGTTCAGGCTAAAGATGCAAAACAGCCGAGTGATATTTTTGAAGCAAAGTCAGATGCTGTTGAGCGTGGAAAAGAAATTGCCCGGAACAAAGGCACCGATGTCACGATTCACCGAAA is a window of Virgibacillus ihumii DNA encoding:
- a CDS encoding cysteine hydrolase family protein translates to MVKRALINVDYTVDFVADEGKLTCGKPGQAIEGKVISLTKEFLKAGEYVVFAIDAHHEGDSYHPESELFPPHNIIGTKGQELYGELAEVYQSNRNAQNVYYFDKTRYSAFAGTDLELKLRERGIEELHLVGVCTDICVLHTAVDAYNKGFKIVVHKDAVASFNAAGHDWALGHFENTLGAEVI
- the proS gene encoding proline--tRNA ligase, which translates into the protein MGKKNKQFVEKITAMEDDFAQWYTDVVKQAELVDYGAVRGTMVIKPHGYAIWENIQAELDRKFKETGHSNVYFPLFIPESMLQKEKDHIEGFAPEVAWVTHGGEEELAERICVRPTSEVLFGEYYAKNIHSYRDLPMLYNQWSNVVRWEKTTRPFLRTSEFLWQEGHTCHATADDAQEETARMLEVYKDVAENYLAIPVLSGRKTEKEKFAGADYTLTIEALMHDGKALQSGTSHYLGTGFAEAFDIRYLDKEGDQQPVHQTSWGMSTRIMGALIMVHGDNRGLVIPPRIAPTQAMIVPVAQHKEGVLDKAYDLRDQLKDLARVGIDSSDKMPGWKFNEYEMKGIPVRIEMGPKDIEKDQVVLVRRDTGEKEFVGLDKLELRLPELLEEIQQGLFEKALAHRNDKTTTATDMEEFKKNLEETPGFIKAMWCGDMECEEKIKEETAATSRCIPFEQETVSDKCICCGKEAKELVYWSKAY
- a CDS encoding IS256 family transposase, with translation MTQLHFNLNMDKLKDEIMNSNMNAIYKSTAVLILNEYMEKERDEFLDVPPYARTGSSRDYRNGYYEREYLMSIGKIKLRVPRTRSGEFSPSIFEKYQRCDQAFVLALLEMVVNGVSTRKVRNVVEELCGESVSKSFVSSLTEKLDPIVNKWANRNLANTYYPYIFVDAMYIKVREHRKVVSKAVYIATAISEDNQREVLGLKVDHTESYEAWKSFLKELKGRGLHSPRLMISDAHKGLKKAIQEEFLGTSWQRCTVHFKRNIVDQLPKKGMSEVITGLKRIFKAVTPDDARNFKEEFVTRYEEDPKLNQALKTLEEGFDDAIQYLNEEEKYHTFIRSTNSLERLNEEVRRRERVIRIFPNTQSAFRLIGAVLMDYEGQQKNKKRFIRNKS
- a CDS encoding DUF2188 domain-containing protein — its product is MPWTMNDYPSSLKNLDIAVRKKAIDIANAMVDEGYDESRAIPIATRQAKEWYENADSNKVREFKNQGDPTKRSEKDKNYESRPELLEKGEHVVPHDDGWAVQAKDAKQPSDIFEAKSDAVERGKEIARNKGTDVTIHRKDGTIEVHNSYK